A section of the Macadamia integrifolia cultivar HAES 741 chromosome 9, SCU_Mint_v3, whole genome shotgun sequence genome encodes:
- the LOC122089287 gene encoding pyruvate dehydrogenase E1 component subunit beta-3, chloroplastic-like: MAGIMQRIGAPTALSSSSSSFDSKGFQLPTAKSRPERKRSSLVVRSEGRVIPGSNLRVRSSSAGGRLVTNAVAAKADASTTSTAAKPGHELLLFEALREGLEEEMDRDPRVCVIGEDVGHYGGSYKVTKGLAPKYGDLRVLDTPIAENSFTGMAVGAAMTGLRPIVEGMNMGFLLLAYNQISNNCGMLHYTSGGQFTIPVVIRGPGGVGRQLGAEHSQRLESYFQSIPGIQMVACSTPYNAKGLMKAAIRSENPVILFEHVLLYNLKERIPDEEYVLSLEEAEMVRPGEHITILTYSRMRYHVMQAAKTLVNKGYDPEVIDIRSLKPFDLYTIGNSVKKTHRVLIVEECMRTGGIGASLTAAINENFHDYLDAPVMCLSSQDVPTPYAGTLEDWTVVQPAQIVAAVEQLCQ, from the exons atggctGGCATTATGCAGAGGATCGGAGCTCCAACTGCTCTGTcatcttcgtcatcttcttttgattccaaggGATTTCAGCTTCCCACCGCTAAGTCTCGCCCAG aaaggaagagaagttcTTTAGTTGTGAGATCTGAGGGAAGAGTTATCCCTGGTTCTAATCTTAGAGTTCGCAGCAGCAGCGCTGGTGGTAGATTGGTTACCAATGCCGTTGCA GCAAAGGCTGATGCTTCCACTACGTCCACGGCAGCTAAGCCTGG GCATGAACTTTTGTTGTTTGAAGCCCTTCGAGAAGGCCTGGAAGAAGAGATGGACAGGGATCCACGAGTTTGTGTCATTGGAGAAGATGTGGGTCACTATGGAGGTTCATACAAGGTGACAAAGGGCCTAGCCCCAAAGTATGGGGATTTAAGGGTTCTTGATACCCCCATTGCTGAGAACTCCTTCACAGGAATGGCTGTTGGAGCTGCCATGACAGGCCTCAGGCCAATAGTTGAGGGCATGAACATGGGTTTCCTTCTCCTGGCTTACAACCAGATCTCTAACAACTGTGGTATGCTCCACTACACTTCAGGTGGCCAGTTCACCATTCCAGTTGTCATTCGTGGGCCTGGAGGTGTTGGACGTCAGCTTGGGGCTGAGCATTCACAACGACTTGAATCATATTTCCAGTCAATCCCCGGTATCCAGATGGTTGCTTGCTCGACACCATACAATGCCAAGGGCCTCATGAAGGCAGCCATCCGGAGTGAGAATCCAGTTATCTTGTTTGAGCATGTGCTTCTCTACAATCTCAAGGAGAGGATCCCAGATGAAGAATATGTATTGTCACTGGAGGAGGCAGAGATGGTGAGGCCTGGGGAGCACATTACTATCCTAACCTACTCCCGCATGAGGTACCATGTGATGCAGGCTGCCAAGACATTGGTGAACAAGGGATACGATCCTGAGGTGATTGATATCAGGTCATTGAAACCATTTGATCTTTACACGATAGGTAATTCGGTAAAGAAGACTCACCGTGTTCTCATCGTGGAGGAGTGTATGAGGACAGGTGGGATTGGTGCCAGTCTAACAGCAGCCATCAATGAGAATTTCCATGATTACTTGGATGCCCCAGTTATGTGCCTATCCTCGCAGGATGTACCAACTCCTTATGCCGGGACATTGGAAGATTGGACTGTGGTTCAGCCTGCCCAGATAGTGGCCGCTGTGGAACAGCTTTGCCAGTAG
- the LOC122088324 gene encoding chalcone synthase 2-like yields MGSVGETYEAQCTQSPATILAIGTENPSNCVYQPGFPDFYFRSTKSEHMTELKEKFKRICERSTIRKRHLYMTDQIMEENPNFYNSKAATLDARQDIMVVEVPKLAKEAALKAINEWGQPKSKITHIVFTSISGVDAPGADFQLIKLLGLSPTVKRVMMYHLGCYGGGSVLRVAKDLAENNKGARVLVVCSELNSVSGFKGPSASDFNTLLGQAIFADGAAALIVGTDPETSVERPLFQLFSASSRILPDSDDMVEGHLRQTGLSISLSKDVSKTIAGNIGKCLEEAFNKIGISDWNSIFWVSHPGGPAILDMIEVTLGLKKEKLNASRKVLSEYGNMSSPTVMFILDEMRNKSMKEGKATTGEGFDWGVLLGFGPGLTVETIVLRSIGTV; encoded by the exons atgggatCTGTTGGAGAAACCTATGAAGCACAGTGCACTCAGAGTCCGGCTACAATACTGGCCATAGGCACAGAAAATCCATCCAACTGTGTCTATCAGCCTGGGTTCCCAGATTTCTATTTCAGATCCACAAAGAGTGAGCATATGACTGAATTGAAGGAGAAGTTTAAGAGAATCT GTGAAAGATCAACAATAAGGAAAAGGCATCTCTACATGACAGATCAAATTATGGAGGAGAACCCCAACTTCTACAACTCTAAGGCTGCAACACTTGATGCACGCCAAGATATTATGGTTGTTGAGGTTCCTAAGTTGGCTAAAGAAGCCGCTTTAAAAGCCATCAATGAGTGGGGGCAACCCAAATCAAAGATCACCCACATAGTATTCACTTCCATTTCTGGTGTTGATGCTCCTGGTGCTGATTTCCAACTTATCAAGCTTCTTGGCCTTTCACCCACTGTCAAACGTGTGATGATGTATCATCTAGGCTGCTATGGTGGTGGCAGTGTCCTCCGTGTTGCCAAGGACCTTGCTGAGAATAATAAAGGTGCTCGTGTCCTTGTTGTTTGCTCGGAGTTAAACTCAGTTAGTGGCTTCAAGGGACCTAGTGCAAGTGATTTCAACACCCTACTTGGACAGGCAATCTTTGCAGACGGCGCAGCAGCTTTAATAGTTGGTACAGACCCTGAGACTTCAGTTGAGCGTCCATTGTTCCAACTCTTCTCAGCAAGTTCTCGAATTCTCCCGGACTCAGATGATATGGTTGAAGGCCACTTGCGTCAAACAGGTCTTTCAATTAGCTTATCGAAGGATGTATCCAAAACTATTGCTGGGAACATTGGAAAATGCTTGGAGGAAGCATTCAACAAGATTGGTATTAGTGATTGGAACTCCATTTTTTGGGTGTCTCACCCTGGTGGACCTGCAATTTTGGACATGATTGAAGTGACCCTTGGGTTGAAGAAGGAGAAACTGAATGCATCAAGGAAAGTGTTGAGTGAATATGGTAATATGTCAAGCCCTACTGTGATGTTCATTTTGGATGAAATGAGGAATAAATCTATGAAGGAAGGGAAAGCCACAACTGGAGAAGGATTTGATTGGGGTGTTCTGTTAGGGTTTGGACCAGGTCTAACCGTGGAGACAATTGTGTTGCGTAGCATTGGTACAGTTTAA